TCTACACGCTTAACAGCCGTATTATTTATCCTTTTCGCTACAGCAATGGGAATTGCAACCTTTATAGAAAACGATTTCGGAACACAAACATCGAAAGCCTTAGTTTATAATACTTGGTGGTTTGAGTTAATTATGGTATTTTTTGTAATTAATTTCTTCGGAAATATTTTTAGATATAGACTTTACAGAAAAGAGAAATGGGCTGTTTTAATGTTTCATTTAGCATTTTTATTCATTCTTATTGGAGCTGGTGTTACACGTTATATTGGTTATGAAGGTATTATGCTGATAAATGAAGGAGAAACTACAAGTCAGTTTTTATCTGAAACAACGTATTTAAATGTAGCTGTTGATGATGGAAAAAACCAAAGAACTCCTAATATTGAGCAAAGTTTATTATTATCTGCTTGGGGTGAAAATAATCTTGAATTTACATCAAATTTTAAAGCCCAAAAGATAGATTTTAAATTAGTAAACTATATTCCTTGGGCAGAAAAGAAATTAGTAGAAGATGAAAATGGTGTAGATCATCTGTTTTTTGTAGAATCTTCTGAAGGAACTCGTCATGAACATTGGATTAAGAAAGGAACGATTCAGAATATTCATGGAGTTTTAGTTGGTTTTGATGCTTCTAATAATAATGCTTCTATCAACTTTACAAAAGAAGATGGAAACTTAAAAATGATTTCTAAAGATGATGGTGATTGGTTTAGAATGGCAGATCAAAAAAGAGGAAACATTGTAAAAGATTCTGTTCAAAATTTTCAATTTTTAACACTACACAACGTTGCCGGCTTACAATTTGTGATTCCAAGACCTGCTGAAAAAGGAATTATGAAAACTGTTAGTGGACCAAAAGATAATAAAAAATTAGATGTAGTTGTATTTGATGTAACAACTAATAATGAAACAAAACAAGTAGAACTTTCTGGTGGTAAATATAATGTTGATGGTGTAAAAGAACTAACTATTGGTAATTTAAATTTTAGAATGTGGTATGGCGCTAATGTTTTAGAAACTCCATTTGCTGTAAAATTAAATGACTTTCAATTAGAAAAATATCCAGGGTCAGAAAGTGCTGCAGCTTATGCAAGTGAAGTTACTGTTATTGATCAAAACGAAACATATGATTATAGAATTTTTATGAATCATATTTTAGACCACAAAGGATATAAATTCTTTCAATCGAGCTACGATTTATCAGGTCCGGTAGAACAAACTCATCTTTCTGTAAACCATGATTTCTTAGGAACTTTTATTACGTATTTAGGATATTCTCTTTTATACATTGGTTTAATTTGTATTCTTTTTGCTAAAAACACTCGTTTTGATGATTTAAAAGATGGTTTGAGAAAAATTAGAAAGAAAAAAATGACGTTATCTATTGTAGCAGCATTATTTATTTCAAGTTTTAGTTTTGCACAGCACGATGCACATCAACCAAATAAAATTACAGAACAACAAATAGACTCTATTTTAAAAGCAAATTTAGTTGATGTTGATCATGCCGAAAGTTTCAACAAACTAGTTGTACAAGATGCTGGTGGACGAATGAAACCAGCACATACTTTTGCTTCTGAATTAGTTAGAAAAGTTAGTAAAACAGAAACTTTTAAAGACATGAAACCAAGTCAGGTTTTGTTATCTATTATAGAAAACCCAAGACTTTGGTTTGAAGTACCAGTTATTTATTTAGAAAAAGGGAATACTAAAATTAGAGAACAGCTAAGCATACCTGTGACTGCTAAATATGCTCGTTTATCTGATTTTATTACTCCTAGAGGAGCGTATAAAATAAAAGATCAAGTTGCTGAAGCACAAAAGAAAAATGTAAAAAATAAGTTCGAGAAAGATTTAATTAAAATTGATAAACGTGTAGGTTTATTATACAGTGCTATTGGTGGTGGTATTTTACGCATTTTCCCAATTCCTAATGATGATAATAACACTTGGGTTTCTCAACCAGAAAGTTCTACTGCAGGTTTTAAAGGGACAGATTCTGTTTTTGTTCGTCAATCTTTACCTGTTTATATTCAGTTTTTACAGGATGCAAAAAAGACAAATGATTATTCTAAAGCAGATCAAATTTTAGATGGAATTAAAAAGTTTCAAATGAAGTTTGGATCTGAAGTACATCCATCAGAAAAAAGAATTGATTTAGAGATTTCTTATAATAAGATTCAACCATTTCAAAAACTTGTAAAGTACTATGGTTATACAAGTTTACTTTTAATAATTTTTGTTTTATGGCAAATATTCAATCCTAAAAAATGGGTTAATAATACTGTGAAAATATTAATAATTGTTATTGTTGGTTTATTTATTGTACATACTTTAAGTTTAATTTCTCGCTGGTATATTAGTGGAAATGCACCTTGGACAAACGCATATGAATCTATTATTTTTGTTGCTTGGGCAACAATGTTATTCGGTCTACTTATCGGAAGAAAATCTGCCTTAACAATTACAGCAGCTACATTTTTAGCAGCAATTACATTATTTTTTGCAGGTCAAAACTGGTTAGATCCAGAAATTGCAAACATACAACCTGTTTTAAATTCTTGGTGGCTTTTAGTTCATACTTCTATTATTGTAGCTAGTTACGGACCACTTTCATTAGGAATGATTCTTGGTATTTTCGCTTTAATTCTTATGGTTTTTACAACCGAACAGAATAAAAAGAAAATGGATTTAAATATTAGAGAAATTACCATTATTAACGAAATGGCAATTACCGTTGGTTTAGTAATGTTAACTATTGGTAACTTTCTTGGAGGAATGTGGGCAAATGAAAGTTGGGGACGTTATTGGGGTTGGGATCCAAAAGAAACTTGGGCTTTAATCTCTATTATGATTTATGCTTTTGTTTTACACATGCGTTTAATACCAGGTTTAAGAGGTAGATTATCTTTTAATTTTGCTTCAGCATTTGCATATTTATCTATAATGATGACTTATTTTGGTGTAAACTTCTATTTAGCTGGTTTGCATTCTTATGCAAGTGGAGACCAATCTGTAACACCAAAAGAAGCTTATATTTATATTGCAACATTAATTTTATTAACAGTTGTTGCATCCTTTAAGTACAAGAAATACTTTAAAAAGTAACGATATAGTTTCGCAAGAAAATGTATTTTTGCAATTGATTTAAAAACAATCTCTCAACTGCTCTTGAGAGGACAAAAAAAGAATTATTTAATATGTTTCATAAAAATATAAAATTAGCAATTGCAGGTTTACTTACTGTTTGGGCTGTGTATCAATTTAGTCAGGTTAATATAATGAACGGAATCTCTATCTTATTATTAGCAGGGATTTTTGTTTTGTTATACTTTAAAAATGAGTTTATTTTAATGGCTTTTTTACAGTTACGTAAACAAAACTTTGAAGGAACAAAAAAATGGTTAGGTTATATTAAAAACCCTGAAGCTGCTTTAATTACAAAACAACAAGGTTATTATAACTATTTACACGGAATTATATTAAGTCAGACAAATATTACACAAGCTGAAAAGTACTTGCGTAAAGCTGTAAAATTAGGTTTAGCAATGGATCATGATTTAGCAATGGCAAAACTACAATTAGCTGGTATTTCTATGACCAAAAGACGTAAACGTGAAGCAACTCTTTTAATGGCTGAAGCTAAAAAGTTAGATAAACATGGAATGTTGAAAGATCAAATGAAAATGATGAAAGATCAAATGAAGAAGATCTAATTCTTTTCATTCTTACTGATATAAAAAAAATCCGCTTTTAAGCGGATTTTTTAGTTTTTATAATTTTTGTGTAAAACTCTTAGCAACTAACAATTTTAAGAATGTAAATAGTTTTGATTCTGTAAATCGTTTGCAAACACACTTAGCCCTGATTGAAATGGCATCCTTTTTATGGCCCATATATAAAGAAACAGTTTCTTATTTAAATGAAATTGCCATAGTTTACAAGTAAATAAACTATGGCAATGACAATAATAAAAAGATATAATGAAAAGCAGGAATAGCTTCTAAAAATAGTTATCAAAGTAAAATTGAAACTACCGTTTAAGCAACTACAACTACTTTAATCTTGTTAAACTTAAGTCTTTATTATATTGAACAATAAACAACCCTTTATTCTCTGAAGTACCAAATAACTTGTTAGAATAATCGAACTTACTTTCTACTCTAAAAGATGCTCCTTCTTTAAAAGTTGCTTTTAAATTCTCTCCAGAAGCTAAACGCATTAAAACGTCATAAGTAATATCAAAACCTTTGGTTGCATGAAAAGATGGTAACGCATTATTCTTCATATAATACTGCTTGTTGAATAATTGCGTTGAAGCAGAAGCTTCATCTACATACTCATCACTTACATAAGTCAAGTTGATTTTAGCTAACTTAGAGTTGGCTATTTTGTCAAACGCTTTTCCTTTATTAATTGCAAAAACTCGAACATGCGTATCTTCTGGCAAACTAATTAAACTGTTAATTGCATCTGCAACTAAAATAGTATTATCAGAAGTTAAAACAACCCAATTGTCTTCATTTGGTTTTAAAATTTTTAAGAAACGATCTTTGGCTATATATCCATTTTTAGGCTTTAACACATTTACAACGCTAATAGAATCGTGAGATTCTAAGGATTGCTTAATTATAGCATTAGAACTATTTGACGCTGATTTTCCATCGCCTACTAAAATTAAATTCCCTTTTATAAAATTGCCTTTTATATAAGTAGTTAATTCTTCTCTAAAAACTTTTTTCTCTGGTGAAGTTTTTATCAATTGTGATGAAGAAAATCGATGTTGTTTTTTTGAGTACAAAGGAAAAACTACAGGAGTATTTACTTTATTTGCAACAACTTCTGCTTCTTCTGAATATAAAGGACCAATAATAACATCGTTATTATCTAGGTCATTTTCTGATAAGATACTTCTAATTTTTGTACTCTTAGTTTCTGTATCAAAAACGTTTAAATCTATTTGTATTCCTTGTTTTCTTAAAGAATCAATTGCTAATTCTGCTCCTAAATAAAAATCAGTTACAATATTTGCCAATCTATTTTTTGTGAAAAGATCTTTAGATTTTATTGTATCATTTTCATTTGTTTTAAAAGGAAGTAGTAATGCAACTTTTAAAGAAATATTTTCATCAATGACATCTTCATAAATATGATTTTCAGACGCATCTCCTTCTTCTATTGGTTTTATTTTTATGACTTGCCCAACTTTTAAACCTTCCGATAAAATAGGGTTTAAAACAATCATTTCTTCTTGAGAAACATTGTAAAAACGAGTTAGACTATAAAAAGTATCTCCTTTTTTAACTTCATAAACAATAAAGTTCTTTTTAAGCTCTTCTATAAGTTCTTCCTTTTCTTCTTTTATTGCTTCTTCCTTTTTAACGTCATCTTTTATAACATCTTTTAAAGCATCACTTTTAATAGAATTATCAGCAAGTCTTATTTTTTTATTCGGAATTACAATAACTGAATTTTCTTTTGGTTTTCTACCAAAATCAGGATTCAAACGCAATAAATCTGAGGTTTTCATATCCAATTTCTTGGCTATAATTCTCATAGTTTCACCTTTCTTCACCTTATATTCAACGTATTTTTTTTGTTGACCGCATGAAACAGTAAACGTTAAAATACATAGAAAAACAAAAAATTTTACATGTTTCATATACTTTATTCCCATTCTATTGTTGCAGGTGGTTTAGAACTGATATCATAAACAACTCTATTTACACCTTTTACTTGATTTATAATTTTATTAGATGTTTTCTGCAAAAATTCGTAAGGTAAATTTACCCAATCTGCAGTCATTCCATCTGTACTTTCTACAGCTCTTAAAGCTACAACTTTTTCATACGTTCTTTCATCTCCCATTACTCCAACAGAGTTTACTGGAAGTAACATTGCACCTGCTTGCCAAACTTTATCATACAAGCCATCTTCTTTTAATCCGTTTATAAAAACAGCATCAACTTCTTGTAAAATTCTTACTTTTTCTGCAGTTATATCACCTAAAATACGAATTCCTAAACCTGGACCAGGAAAAGGATGACGTCCTAATAACTCAGGATCAATTCCCATAGAAGCCCCTACTCTTCTTACTTCGTCTTTAAAAATCATTTTTAAAGGTTCTACAATTTTTAATTTCATATAATCTGGTAAACCTCCCACATTATGATGACTTTTAATAGTTGCAGATGGACCTCCATTTACAGAAACAGACTCAATTACATCAGGATAAATAGTTCCTTGTGCTAACCAAGTTACATCTGTTATTTTGTGTGCCTCATCATCAAAAACTTCAATAAAAGAGTTACCAATTGCTTTTCTTTTTTTCTCAGGATCTGTTAATCCTTCTAATGCTTTCAAAAAACGTGCCGATGCATCTACACCTTTAACGTTTAATCCCATTCCTTCGTATCTTTTCAATACAGTTTCGAACTCATTTTTACGTAAAAGTCCGTTATTAACAAAAATACAATATAGGTTTTCTCCAATTGCTTTGTTTAATAAAACTGCTGCTACTGAAGAATCTACACCTCCAGAAAGTCCTAAAACAACTTTATCGTTTCCTACTTTTTCTCTAATTGCTGCTACAGTACTTTCTACAAAAGAATCTGGAGTCCAAGTTTGTGCTACACCTGCAATTTTAACTAAAAAGTTTTCTAATAATTGTTTTCCATCTTTAGAATGATACACTTCTGGGTGAAATTGAATAGCAAAAGTATCTTCACCTTTAATTTTATAAGCCGCATTTTCAACGTCTTTTGTGCTTGCTAATAATTCTCCATTAGTTGGCAATTCTTTAATAGTATCTGAATGACTCATCCAAACTTGACTACCTTCAGAAATATTTTCAAAGAAAGTTTCACCACTTTTTACAAATGATAAATTTGCTCTTCCATATTCTCTTGTGTTAGAAGGAGCTACTTGTCCGCCAGAAAAATGAGCTAAATATTGTGCTCCATAACAAACCGCTAAAACAGGTTTTTTTCCTCTAATTTCTGATAAATCAGGATGTAAAACATTTTCACCTCTTACAGAGTTTGGGCTACCTGATAAGATAACTGCTTTAAATTCGCTTGCGTTTGCAGGTTGATGATTATAAGGATGAATTTCACAGTAAATGTTTAATTCTCTTACTCTTCTCGCAATTAGTTGTGTGTATTGCGATCCGAAATCTAAAATAAGTACGTTGTGTTGTTGCATGCGCAAAAATACTATTTCAGATTAAATTTTAACACTGAAATTCATATTTTTTCTCACGAATTAGAATTCGTTAGTAAAATGATATAATATGTTTAATTTTTTGATGAAAATTGTTATCGATTTCTAAACTTTTAGTCATCTAAAATCATTCTGAAACAACTTACGCTAAAAAAAAACAGGTTAGACTTAATTTGTCTAACCTGTTTTGTGATAATACTATTTTACTTATGATAAATATCCTCCTAGGTTAAAACCTATAAACAATCGCGTTTAAGTTCATTCCAGCTCCAACAGATGTAAAAATTACTACATCTCCTTTATTTACTTCTTGATTTTCAATTTGTCCTTTTAAAACTAAATCTAATAAAGTTGGTACCGTTGCAACAGAACTATTTCCTAATTTATAAATACTCATAGGCATCACTCCTTCTGGAACTTTCTTTTTGAATAATCTAAAGAAACGTTTTATTATTGCTTCATCCATTTTCTCGTTTGCTTGATGAATGAAAACCTTCTTAACTTCATCTATAGAAACACCACTTTTATCTAAAGCAACTTTCATAGCTATAGGGACGTTTACCAATGCAAATTCATAAATTTTTCTTCCTAGCATTTTAATATAACGAACATCGTCTTCTTTCGTTTTATTAAAAGATTCTCCATAATGAAGATAGAATGCCTCGTCTTTTGCATACGTTTGAGTAGCATGACTTAAAACCCCTGACCCTACTTCTTCTGTTGCTTCTAAAATACAAGCTCCAGCTCCATCACTAAAAATCATAGAATCTCTATCAGATTCATCTACCACTCTAGATAAAGTTTCTGCGCCAATTACTAAACATTTAGTAGCCATACCTGCTTTTATAAATGCGTGGGCTTGGATAGTAGCTTCAACCCAACCTGGGCAACCAAAAAGAATATCATAAGCAACACAATTAGGGTTTTCAATTCCTAATTTATGTTTAACTCTTGTTGCTAAACTTGGTAATAAATCAGTTTGATTAGAACCTGCATTTACATCTCCAAAATTATGAGCTACAATAATATAACTAAGATCTTCTTTATTAATATTTGCATCTTCTATTGCTTTTTGAGCAGCAAAAAAAGCCAAATCTGAAGTATTAAATTCTGGTTTTGCATACCGTCTTTCAGCAATACCTGTAATCGCTTTAAATTTCTCTATAATTTCATCATTATCAGTACTAAAAGACGTTCCATCTTCGTTTAAGAAATCTTTATCTAAGAAATCTTTATTTTCTTTTATAATTGACGGTATAAAAGTTCCTGTTCCCGTTATTTTTGATGAAATCATAATTAAAAAAAAATTTATTTTTTTTGAGAAAATATAAGCCTCTAAAGTACAAAATCTTCAATAAATACAATAATAATTTGTTTAAAAAAATGATATTCAAACGAACATTTTTCAGGAGAGAAACTTAAAAAAGAAGTTAAGTGTTTTATTTATAAATATCTAGCTTTAGTTCCATAACAGTAGCGATAGACCTTGCTCTATTTTTCATATTGAAAGTATTTTCGCCATCAAAATGAGCATCAATAGTTTCAGATAAATACGACATCCAAATTGTAAAATGCTCTTTCTTAAATTCAACAAAAACATTTTTATCAACATGTTTTTTCATCACGTTATTAGAATATGAATTTGTATCAAAAAGAATATCATTCCAAAAGTCTGAAATGACATCTAAATGCTCTTCTAAATGATTTTGCACAACAATATCCTCGAAAAAAGGAATCATTTTTTGATCTGCCAATAACAAATCATAAAACTTAGTAATAATAAGTTTTATATCTTCTCTTGATGAAATATCTGGTTTCATTTTATATTGTAATAAAAACTTCTCGACTACGCTCGAAGTGATTTTTTAGTAAAATTAAATTTTAAAGATAAGAGCTATCAAAAGAAAAAGGCAATAAAGAAAGCAGTGATTCTGTTTTTACAACCTCACCTACTTCTCCCATAAAAATAACAGGGAATGATTCTTTCTGATTTATTTCATATTCAGATAACGTTTGTCTACAAGCACCACAAGGCCCTACAGGTTTATCTACTTTAGAAATTGATGAACTTGCTGAAATTGCTAACTTTTTAATTTTCATATCTGGATACGTAGATCCAGCTTTCCAAATAGCAACTCTTTCTGCACACATACCAGAAGGATACGCTGCACTTTCTTGATTATTTCCTAAAACAATTTCTCCATTATCTAACAATAAAGCAGCACCTACATTAAACTTAGAATATGGTGCGTATGCTTTTTTTCTTGCTTCTATTGCTTTATTCATTAACATATTATCTTCTGCAGAAAGCTCTGAAATATCGTTATAAATAATTGCTGAAGTTGAAATTTCAATTTTTCTCATAAAATCTGTTCGTCAAAAAAAGCAGCCTTGATTGACTGCTTCTAAATGTTGTTATAAATTTACTAAAAATAATTGACTTTTAATAATCATCAAAAACTTCTCCTAAATCAAATGATAAAGAGAAACGTAAAGAGTTTTCTAAAGGATTATTTACATCAGAAGAATTAATTAAGTAAGATAAATCTATATTTAATGCATTGGTTTTAAACCCACCACCTAAAGTAAAATACTGTCTATTTCCTTTGTCTTCACTTTCATGAAAATAACCTCCTCTTAAAGCAAAAGCATTATTGTATAAATACTCTGCTCCAAAAGCGTATGTAAATTCTTTAATTTCTTCACTAAATCCTCCAGGAGCGTCGCCAAAAGAGCTAAAGATTCCTTCTACCCAACCTGTGTCTTGATCAGAATCATCACCTGTATGTGGAACTAATAATTTTGTAAATTCTACTGTTGTAGAGATTGTATTGTAATCGTCTAAAATAAAATCAAACCCACCACCTATTTTTAAATTAGTTGGAATAAAATCTTCATTACCTGGGGTATAAGCAACTTTTGGTCCAATATTAGCAATATTAAAACCTAATCTATAACGTCCATTAAAGTTTCCGTAGTTTTCTTCTAAAGATTGATAATACCCCGAAACATCAACCGCAAAAGAGTTAATTGGTTGTAAAGAGTTACCAGAAGTACCGTTAAAAGCTAAGTTAGATCGAATATATTTTAACCCAACTCCCATAGAAAAAGTTTCACTTAATTTTAAAGCATAAGAACCTGTTGCTACAAATTCGTTCGGATTAATCGTTCCATTAGCGTTTCCATTACTATCTGTTAGATCAATTTGACCTAAAGAAAAATATTTAAAATCTGCTCCCCAAGCTGCATTTTCACTAAAACGATTCATATAAGAAGCACTTCCTATAAAAATATCATCTGTTAAATTACGTAACCAAGGAGAATATGTTATACCTGTTTTAACCTGTCTATTACTAAAGGTCATTTTTGCTGCATTATGAAAAAGAGAAAAAGCATCTGCAGATGTTGCAACTCCCATATCTCCCATACCACCTGCTCTTGCATCTGGCACAATTAATAAAAATGGTGTAGCTGTTGTAATTCCTCCTGTAACTTCAGTATTTGTTTGTGCTGATACTTTTACACTTACAAATGCACAAAGTAAAAAATAGATTCCTAATTTTTTCA
The window above is part of the Polaribacter sp. SA4-12 genome. Proteins encoded here:
- the porV gene encoding type IX secretion system outer membrane channel protein PorV, with the translated sequence MKKLGIYFLLCAFVSVKVSAQTNTEVTGGITTATPFLLIVPDARAGGMGDMGVATSADAFSLFHNAAKMTFSNRQVKTGITYSPWLRNLTDDIFIGSASYMNRFSENAAWGADFKYFSLGQIDLTDSNGNANGTINPNEFVATGSYALKLSETFSMGVGLKYIRSNLAFNGTSGNSLQPINSFAVDVSGYYQSLEENYGNFNGRYRLGFNIANIGPKVAYTPGNEDFIPTNLKIGGGFDFILDDYNTISTTVEFTKLLVPHTGDDSDQDTGWVEGIFSSFGDAPGGFSEEIKEFTYAFGAEYLYNNAFALRGGYFHESEDKGNRQYFTLGGGFKTNALNIDLSYLINSSDVNNPLENSLRFSLSFDLGEVFDDY
- the ccsA gene encoding cytochrome c biogenesis protein CcsA; this translates as MKKILNILYSTRLTAVLFILFATAMGIATFIENDFGTQTSKALVYNTWWFELIMVFFVINFFGNIFRYRLYRKEKWAVLMFHLAFLFILIGAGVTRYIGYEGIMLINEGETTSQFLSETTYLNVAVDDGKNQRTPNIEQSLLLSAWGENNLEFTSNFKAQKIDFKLVNYIPWAEKKLVEDENGVDHLFFVESSEGTRHEHWIKKGTIQNIHGVLVGFDASNNNASINFTKEDGNLKMISKDDGDWFRMADQKRGNIVKDSVQNFQFLTLHNVAGLQFVIPRPAEKGIMKTVSGPKDNKKLDVVVFDVTTNNETKQVELSGGKYNVDGVKELTIGNLNFRMWYGANVLETPFAVKLNDFQLEKYPGSESAAAYASEVTVIDQNETYDYRIFMNHILDHKGYKFFQSSYDLSGPVEQTHLSVNHDFLGTFITYLGYSLLYIGLICILFAKNTRFDDLKDGLRKIRKKKMTLSIVAALFISSFSFAQHDAHQPNKITEQQIDSILKANLVDVDHAESFNKLVVQDAGGRMKPAHTFASELVRKVSKTETFKDMKPSQVLLSIIENPRLWFEVPVIYLEKGNTKIREQLSIPVTAKYARLSDFITPRGAYKIKDQVAEAQKKNVKNKFEKDLIKIDKRVGLLYSAIGGGILRIFPIPNDDNNTWVSQPESSTAGFKGTDSVFVRQSLPVYIQFLQDAKKTNDYSKADQILDGIKKFQMKFGSEVHPSEKRIDLEISYNKIQPFQKLVKYYGYTSLLLIIFVLWQIFNPKKWVNNTVKILIIVIVGLFIVHTLSLISRWYISGNAPWTNAYESIIFVAWATMLFGLLIGRKSALTITAATFLAAITLFFAGQNWLDPEIANIQPVLNSWWLLVHTSIIVASYGPLSLGMILGIFALILMVFTTEQNKKKMDLNIREITIINEMAITVGLVMLTIGNFLGGMWANESWGRYWGWDPKETWALISIMIYAFVLHMRLIPGLRGRLSFNFASAFAYLSIMMTYFGVNFYLAGLHSYASGDQSVTPKEAYIYIATLILLTVVASFKYKKYFKK
- a CDS encoding LysM peptidoglycan-binding domain-containing protein, with product MRIIAKKLDMKTSDLLRLNPDFGRKPKENSVIVIPNKKIRLADNSIKSDALKDVIKDDVKKEEAIKEEKEELIEELKKNFIVYEVKKGDTFYSLTRFYNVSQEEMIVLNPILSEGLKVGQVIKIKPIEEGDASENHIYEDVIDENISLKVALLLPFKTNENDTIKSKDLFTKNRLANIVTDFYLGAELAIDSLRKQGIQIDLNVFDTETKSTKIRSILSENDLDNNDVIIGPLYSEEAEVVANKVNTPVVFPLYSKKQHRFSSSQLIKTSPEKKVFREELTTYIKGNFIKGNLILVGDGKSASNSSNAIIKQSLESHDSISVVNVLKPKNGYIAKDRFLKILKPNEDNWVVLTSDNTILVADAINSLISLPEDTHVRVFAINKGKAFDKIANSKLAKINLTYVSDEYVDEASASTQLFNKQYYMKNNALPSFHATKGFDITYDVLMRLASGENLKATFKEGASFRVESKFDYSNKLFGTSENKGLFIVQYNKDLSLTRLK
- the cdd gene encoding cytidine deaminase — its product is MRKIEISTSAIIYNDISELSAEDNMLMNKAIEARKKAYAPYSKFNVGAALLLDNGEIVLGNNQESAAYPSGMCAERVAIWKAGSTYPDMKIKKLAISASSSISKVDKPVGPCGACRQTLSEYEINQKESFPVIFMGEVGEVVKTESLLSLLPFSFDSSYL
- the guaA gene encoding glutamine-hydrolyzing GMP synthase, whose translation is MQQHNVLILDFGSQYTQLIARRVRELNIYCEIHPYNHQPANASEFKAVILSGSPNSVRGENVLHPDLSEIRGKKPVLAVCYGAQYLAHFSGGQVAPSNTREYGRANLSFVKSGETFFENISEGSQVWMSHSDTIKELPTNGELLASTKDVENAAYKIKGEDTFAIQFHPEVYHSKDGKQLLENFLVKIAGVAQTWTPDSFVESTVAAIREKVGNDKVVLGLSGGVDSSVAAVLLNKAIGENLYCIFVNNGLLRKNEFETVLKRYEGMGLNVKGVDASARFLKALEGLTDPEKKRKAIGNSFIEVFDDEAHKITDVTWLAQGTIYPDVIESVSVNGGPSATIKSHHNVGGLPDYMKLKIVEPLKMIFKDEVRRVGASMGIDPELLGRHPFPGPGLGIRILGDITAEKVRILQEVDAVFINGLKEDGLYDKVWQAGAMLLPVNSVGVMGDERTYEKVVALRAVESTDGMTADWVNLPYEFLQKTSNKIINQVKGVNRVVYDISSKPPATIEWE
- a CDS encoding 3-oxoacyl-ACP synthase III family protein, with the protein product MISSKITGTGTFIPSIIKENKDFLDKDFLNEDGTSFSTDNDEIIEKFKAITGIAERRYAKPEFNTSDLAFFAAQKAIEDANINKEDLSYIIVAHNFGDVNAGSNQTDLLPSLATRVKHKLGIENPNCVAYDILFGCPGWVEATIQAHAFIKAGMATKCLVIGAETLSRVVDESDRDSMIFSDGAGACILEATEEVGSGVLSHATQTYAKDEAFYLHYGESFNKTKEDDVRYIKMLGRKIYEFALVNVPIAMKVALDKSGVSIDEVKKVFIHQANEKMDEAIIKRFFRLFKKKVPEGVMPMSIYKLGNSSVATVPTLLDLVLKGQIENQEVNKGDVVIFTSVGAGMNLNAIVYRF
- a CDS encoding group III truncated hemoglobin encodes the protein MKPDISSREDIKLIITKFYDLLLADQKMIPFFEDIVVQNHLEEHLDVISDFWNDILFDTNSYSNNVMKKHVDKNVFVEFKKEHFTIWMSYLSETIDAHFDGENTFNMKNRARSIATVMELKLDIYK